In one Chelmon rostratus isolate fCheRos1 chromosome 7, fCheRos1.pri, whole genome shotgun sequence genomic region, the following are encoded:
- the chrna10a gene encoding neuronal acetylcholine receptor subunit alpha-10a, protein MQRWRIQTFSLLLLCVSILPTCWCAHGNYAQKLLNDLFTNYTSALRPVEDTDNILNVTLQVTLSQIIDMDERNQILTAYLWIRQVWVDAYLKWNKDDYDGLDTIRIPSSYVWRPDIVLYNNADDHFTGPMDTNVVIRHDGQIMWDSPAITKSSCKVDVSFFPFDAQQCRFTYGSWTYNGNQLDILNAMESADLADLVENVEWEVLGMPAKKNIILYGCCADPYPDVTYTLKLKRRASFYVFNLLIPCVMISFLAPLGFYLPADSGEKVSLGVTVMLALTVFQLLVAEIMPPSENVPLIGKYYIATMTMITASTALTIFIMNIHHCGPDAKPVPKWAKKVILQYLARMCFVYEVGENCMSPQPEKQEPPPVKNTNCTMNGQAEPCREDCVFRERGQETVATEEREDVDQMMSPLGSMGKNPTNYYSAWKNGMFMSMDCGDSAGQRRCRKGGVSDGERKDREVSCSTPSNERQLLRNIEYIANCYRDQRATQKRTGEWKKVAKVLDRFFMWMFFIMVFFMSLLIMGKVI, encoded by the exons ATGCAACGATGGAGAATCcaaactttctctctcttgcttttgTGTGTCAGTATTCTACCAA CTTGTTGGTGTGCTCATGGGAATTACGCCCAGAAGCTCCTGAATGACTTATTCACCAACTACACTAGTGCGCTGAGGCCCGTGGAGGACACAGACAACATACTGAATGTGACCCTGCAGGTTACCCTCTCACAAATTATTGACATG GATGAGCGAAACCAAATTTTGACTGCATATTTATGGATACGGCAAGTGTGGGTTGATGCATACCTCAAATGGAATAAAGATGATTACGATGGACTCGATACCATCCGCATACCTAGTAGTTATGTATGGAGACCTGATATAGTCCTATATAACAA TGCTGATGACCATTTCACTGGCCCCATGGACACCAATGTGGTGATCCGACATGACGGACAGATAATGTGGGATTCCCCAGCTATCACCAAGAGCTCCTGCAAGGTGGATGTGTCTTTCTTCCCCTTCGACGCTCAGCAGTGCAGGTTCACGTACGGCTCCTGGACCTACAACGGCAACCAGCTGGACATCCTGAACGCCATGGAGAGTGCTGACCTGGCTGACTTGGTGGAAAATGTGGAGTGGGAGGTGCTGGGGATGCCAGCTAAGAAGAACATTATTCTGTACGGCTGCTGCGCTGACCCTTACCCTGACGTGACCTACACACTGAAGCTGAAGAGAAGAGCATCCTTTTATGTCTTCAACTTGCTCATACCATGTGTGATGATCTCTTTCCTGGCCCCGCTGGGCTTCTACCTGCCTGCTGACTCTGGAGAGAAGGTGTCTTTGGGTGTCACCGTGATGCTGGCGCTCACGGTCTTTCAGCTGTTGGTTGCAGAGATCATGCCACCCTCTGAGAATGTGCCACTTATTG GAAAGTATTACATTGCGACAATGACCATGATAACTGCCTCCACCGCCCTGACCATCTTCATCATGAACATACACCACTGTGGCCCGGATGCCAAGCCTGTTCCCAAGTGGGCCAAGAAAGTCATTCTGCAGTACTTGGCCcgaatgtgttttgtttatgaaGTCGGGGAGAACTGCATGTCACCGCAGCCGGAGAAACAGGAGCCTCCACCTGTAAAGAACACTAACTGCACTATGAATGGTCAGGCAGAACCGTGCAGAGAGGACTGCGtcttcagagagagaggacaggagacagtggccacagaggagagggaagacgTGGATCAGATGATGAGTCCGTTAGGCTCGATGGGGAAGAACCCTACCAACTACTACAGTGCTTGGAAGAACGGCATGTTCATGAGCATGGACTGTGGAGACTCGGCGGGTCAGAGGAGATGCAGAAAGGGAGGCGTGAGCGACGGcgagagaaaagacagagaggtttCCTGCAGCACCCCAAGCAACGAGCGGCAGCTGCTGCGCAACATTGAGTACATCGCCAACTGTTACAGAGATCAGAGGGCCACACAGAAAAGGACTGGAGAGTGGAAGAAAGTAGCCAAAGTGCTAGACCGCTTCttcatgtggatgtttttcATCATGGTGTTCTTTATGAGCCTTCTCATCATGGGCAAAGTCATCTAA
- the LOC121608791 gene encoding post-GPI attachment to proteins factor 2-like: protein MLQGSNILGHERPLVIRVSFTTCVLGTVCLPLFGLITCVFISSVFHFEDSTGTHCQVPNYLPSISASISLSPECHIWRFCIGLHSAPRFLVAFTYFRFYKMRFASRFPESPLSCLNLAFSISENLGLLLLTYVSSSETYFVHKEGFVLFIISSLIYMLITCRLWKTIKKYSLSPDDAKSHHWKVRFLLLNVSFCAFAGFFYWKHNMYCESGSYTLFALFEYLVVFSNMAFHLTAVWDFKSREVMVISSSEDKDF from the exons ATGCTACAAGGCTCAAATATCTTGGGGCACGAGAGGCCCCTGGTCATCAGGGTGTCATTCACCACCTGTGTTCTGGGTACTGTGTGCCTCCCGCTGTTTGGACTCATCACTTGTGTCTTCATatcctctgtttttcattttgaggaCTCTACTGGTACACATTGCCAG GTTCCTAATTACCTGCCATCTATCAGTGCCTCAATAAGCCTGAGTCCTGAGTGCCACATATGGCGGTTCTGCATTGGGCTGCACTCAGCACCGAGGTTCCTGGTGGCGTTTACCTACTTCAGATTTTACAAGATGCGTTTCGCCTCGAGGTTCCCTGAGAGTCCACTCAGCTGCTTGAACTTGGCCTTTTCTATTTCTGAGAACCTCGGCCTCTTGCTCCTCACATATGTATCATCCAGTGAAACATACT TTGTACATAAGGAAGGTTTTGTCCTCTTCATTATCAGCTCCCTTATCTACATGCTGATCACCTGCCGTTTATGGAAGACTATTAAGAAGTATTCATTAAGTCCTGAC GATGCCAAGTCTCACCATTGGAAAGTGCGTTTCTTACTTCTCAATGTTTCCTTCTGTGCTTTTGCTGGGTTCTTTTATTGGAAACACAACATGTACTGTGAATCAGGGA GTTATACACTTTTTGCCCTGTTTGAGTATCTAGTGGTCTTCTCCAACATGGCCTTCCATCTCACAGCAGTGTGGGACTTCAAGAGCCGGGAGGTCATGGTCATTTCATCGTCTGAAGATAAAGACTTCTGA
- the LOC121609106 gene encoding olfactory receptor 52N4-like, with protein sequence MERNMTVSSNILHIQGFDIPPEFMYPLFFLLLLVYSALLFSNIGVLVLIITEKSLHQPMYILFCNLSVNDLIGNTVLVPQLMAHIISTERFITYSQCAIQAFCSHTFGSASHMILIIMAIDRYVAICHPLRYSSIMTTKTVIGLSASAWGLSFLLVSVLIGLTLRLSRCRSVIQNAYCDNASLFKLSCDDVSINNIYGLFFTVLLFSCSIGGIAVTYFRIALICWLKKNKELNNRAMQTCTSHLVLYLIMLWSGFLTIILHRFPDYPDLRKIAYILFHVVPANLNPVIYGMQTRSLRAKIIQILQRKVTPT encoded by the coding sequence ATGGAGCGCAACATGACAGTTTCGAGTAATATCCTACACATCCAAGGCTTTGACATACCTCCTGAGTTCATGTATCCTCTGTTTTTCCTACTGCTGCTCGTTTACTCTGCCCTGCTCTTTTCCAACATCGGAGTTCTTGTTCTTATCATCACTGAGAAGAGTTTGCACCAGCCGATGTACATTCTGTTTTGCAACCTGTCCGTGAATGATCTAATAGGTAACACCGTCTTGGTGCCACAGCTGATGGCTCACATCATTTCCACGGAGCGCTTTATCACCTACAGCCAGTGTGCCATCCAGGCCTTCTGCAGCCACACGTTTGGGTCAGCTTCACACATGATTCTCATCATTATGGCGATTGATAGATACGTGGCGATATGTCACCCCTTAAGGTACAGCTCGATAATGACCACCAAAACTGTGATTGGGCTGTCAGCGTCTGCATGGGGGTTGTCATTCCTGCTCGTGTCTGTCCTGATAGGTCTCACACTGAGGTTGTCCCGTTGTAGATCAGTGATACAAAATGCTTATTGTGACAACGCATCACTGTTCAAGCTCTCCTGCGACGACGTGTCCATCAACAACATCTATgggctgtttttcactgtgctACTGTTCAGCTGCTCAATCGGAGGCATCGCTGTCACGTATTTCCGGATAGCTCTCATCTGCTGgctcaagaaaaacaaagagttgAATAACAGAGCTATGCAGACGTGTACGAGCCACCTCGTTCTTTATCTCATCATGCTCTGGTCCGGGTTTTTAACAATCATACTGCACCGTTTCCCAGATTACCCCGATTTAAGGAAGATCgcttatattttatttcatgtggtCCCTGCTAATTTAAATCCAGTCATTTATGGCATGCAAACAAGGTCATTACGGGCTAAAATTATCcaaatactgcaaagaaaagtGACTCCAACCTAA